From the genome of Thiomicrorhabdus indica:
ACGGTGATCTTGGCTTCCCAAATTAATCACCGCCGCAATCGGCTGGTTTTTAATGCTTTTTGCCATGTCTTCGAGCTTTTTCGTCCCCAGATCACCCGACCCTGAATCCACTAATACCCAGCCTTCCGAGGTATCAATAAAGCCAATATTATTGTTAAGCCCTAAGTTTTCTGGCGTTCTATCGGTAATCGGCCCAATATAAGCATAAACGCCCTCAGTGACTTTTTGAGCGGTAAACTCGACCGCCTGAACGCTAAACGAAAACATCGACACAGAGGCTGCAGCCAGTGCTCCTAAAAATGTTCTTCTTCTCATTAGTTTTCCTCCAAAGGTCTTTTGACAATTCAGACCCTTACATTGAGTTTTATATTTGACCTTTTTACCGGCCGGTAAGAATTTCATTACGATTGTCAACAGACTTAAGCTGATAACCACTGAGCAATCATTTTTTTATTCGGCATACTGCCAGAGTGCACGACTTGATCATGAATGACAATTCCCGGTGTACTCATTACGCCATAAGTTGCAATGTCAGAAATATCTTCAACTTTGGTCACTATTACTGACACGCCCAATTCTTCGGCTGTGGTTTCGATTAACTTCACGGTATTAACACAAGTAGCACAACCGGTTCCTAACACTTTGATTTCAAACTGCTCACTTCTCTGTTCATTACAACAGGATGAAACCTGCGTTTCTTGCTCTCCACAACAAGGCGTTGACTTTTCAATTGTCGCACCTTCTTTTGCCTTAGATGACATTCCACAGCTTCCGTCAGGACAACACGCACCTGTTTTAGAAAACTTGCCTAGCATTTCGGCTGGACACCAGCCGGTAAAAGTCGCTTGTAATCCCATAAGCGCAGGCATAATGGCTAACCACAACCAGTTCAAACCCATTAAATCCGTCTGTTCTGAAAAATGTGCCAAACCAATCGCGATTAGAATTAACGTCGTCGTCAGCCGTACCATTAAATTTCCTTTCATGAGTTAAACTCCTTATGCATCAAGCATATAAAAAATTAAATAGATAACCTACTAGAATAAAAGCCACTACCAATACACCCACAAACACGGCTAACGCAGGCCAGCGAATGACTTTGCGTAAAATCAAAAGCTCTGGTAATGACAAAGCAGCGATACTCATCATTAAAGCGAGGCTGGTTCCTATCGGCACACCTTTTCCAAGCATCGCTTCTATAAATGGAATCACACCGGTCGCATTGGAATACAAAGGAACCCCAACCAAAACAGCTACCGGAACACTCCACCAACTTACCGCATCACTCAAATAGGTCGTTACCCACGCTTCTGGTACATAGCCATGAAAAGCCGCACCGAGTGCAATCCCAATGAAAACCCAATGCCAAATACGTTTCACAATGACTTTGACTTCGTTCCAAGCAAAATCATGGCGTTGCAGCATCCCACCGGAGTGTGCTTTTGTTTCTTGTTGTTGACGCATCTTAATATCCCAAACATAAGACTCTACCCAACGTTCAGGTTTAAACCGTTCAATCACCATCGAGCCAATATAGGCCACTGTAATACCGGCCAACACATAAAGCAGAGCCACCTCCCAACCTAAAATTGTAATCAGCAAAACCACTGCGACTTCATTAATCATTGGGCTGGCAATTAAAAACGCAAACGTAATTCCCAATGGAATTCGTGCCTCCACAAATCCAATAAACAGTGGTACTGAAGAGCAAGAACAAAACGGTGTCACACTGCCCAAAGTAATGGCCAAAGCGCGTGCCTGCCATTTTGGCCGTCCCGCAACCAATTGCCGGACGCGTTCAGTAGAAACAAACGCTCGTAACAGTCCCATCAAATAAATAATGACCACCAATAAGAAAAAAATCTTTAGCGTATCCATTACAAAAAATTGCACTGCCGCGCCTAATTGCGACTCGATACTTAAAGATAAAAGTTCAAATGCAACCCAGTTACCAATTTGTTCAAACATAGACACACCTAAAACTAACTTCTGGCTGAAAGCATAAAATCATTATATCCGCATAAGCAGATTAAAGGAAATACTTTTCACTGATGAGATTCAATCGAACAAAAAATTATGGGGTTGAGTGTCGTGACCAGTAAATCCCGAAAAATAGCAAGGGATTGCTAAAGGTGTAAAAACCAGACAGATTATTTAAAAATTAAGGTTATTCCCTTATACAGTGTTTATACCGCGAGATTTAAAGTTGTCTAAATCAGCTAAAAAAGATTCTATGAGTGAGAAATTCTGCTCTATTAAATCAATCGAGTCATGATCTGCATCTGCGATCTCGGCGCATTGAACATTGGAATTTTTCGATGATTTGCAAATTAAATGGAAATCTTCAATGGGGATAACACTATCTCGATTTCCATGCAAACAAAGAACAGGTTTACTGATTTGCTGAATGGTATTCACAGGAGCAATCTCATCAAAACGGTGTCCAATCACTTTTTGAACATAAGCACTTAACAACCAAGTTAATAAAGGGATTTTACTCAGCTTACCCAAGTGTCTTTTCATCATTAGTTTTGGATGAGCAAAACTGGAAATTGCAATGTATGCATCCGCATGAGAGGTTTTTGAAGCAGATAAAAGCGTTGCCGCCGCTCCGACAGAGTGCCCAACGGCTAAAACTTTTTGACTGTGTTCTGGACGATTAGACCGACACCAAGCAATGGCTGAATCCAAGTCTTCAGAAAACTTAGGCATAGTCGCCACCCCTCTGGATTGGCTATCACCATGGTTGTGTGCATCAATCATCAACACATGACAGTGGATGTTGTGAAATGCCTTCGCTAAAGTCAAAAGTAGGCTTTTGTTCGCACCCCATCCATGTAACAGCACCACAGTGGTTTCAAAATTGTCACCGGCCGGTAACCACCATCCATGCAGCAATGTTTTCTGCTTGCCTTCAAATTCAACGACGTCAAAAACGACGCCTTTGGAAGGTTCCTCGTTGGCTAATCTTGGGGCTCTAAATCCTATATGAATGGCCATAATTGCCATCAAAAAAACGCAGGTGACAATAGCGGATAGGAGCCCTATTGACATGAACCAATCCAAATCCACTCCGAGGTATCCACGCCAATCTCTTGAGCTTTTTGCGAGTAGGCTTCACACTGTCTTTTGCTTGGGTTTGGGTTTCTAGCAAGAATCCAAGCATAATTAGTCGTCGGACCAATCACTAAGCTCATCGTGTAATTGTCATCTAATTTAGCAACATTGTAACCACCATAAAAAGGTCCAAAAAACGAGACCTTTAAAGCCGCCACATTTTCATCTCCGGTAAAGTACGCCTTACCCTCGGCAATGCTTTCCTCACCCTGTTCATCAATCCCACGGTTAATAACGCGAACACCGCCATCTTCACGCATCGAATAGGTTGCGGTAACATCTCTTAAACCACGCT
Proteins encoded in this window:
- a CDS encoding lipocalin family protein, whose product is MKNWRNGFLLASLIIVLTGCTSIPEKVEPVSPFVLEKYLGQWYEIARLDHSFERGLRDVTATYSMREDGGVRVINRGIDEQGEESIAEGKAYFTGDENVAALKVSFFGPFYGGYNVAKLDDNYTMSLVIGPTTNYAWILARNPNPSKRQCEAYSQKAQEIGVDTSEWIWIGSCQ
- a CDS encoding permease, with protein sequence MFEQIGNWVAFELLSLSIESQLGAAVQFFVMDTLKIFFLLVVIIYLMGLLRAFVSTERVRQLVAGRPKWQARALAITLGSVTPFCSCSSVPLFIGFVEARIPLGITFAFLIASPMINEVAVVLLITILGWEVALLYVLAGITVAYIGSMVIERFKPERWVESYVWDIKMRQQQETKAHSGGMLQRHDFAWNEVKVIVKRIWHWVFIGIALGAAFHGYVPEAWVTTYLSDAVSWWSVPVAVLVGVPLYSNATGVIPFIEAMLGKGVPIGTSLALMMSIAALSLPELLILRKVIRWPALAVFVGVLVVAFILVGYLFNFLYA
- a CDS encoding MTH895/ArsE family thioredoxin-like protein, which produces MKGNLMVRLTTTLILIAIGLAHFSEQTDLMGLNWLWLAIMPALMGLQATFTGWCPAEMLGKFSKTGACCPDGSCGMSSKAKEGATIEKSTPCCGEQETQVSSCCNEQRSEQFEIKVLGTGCATCVNTVKLIETTAEELGVSVIVTKVEDISDIATYGVMSTPGIVIHDQVVHSGSMPNKKMIAQWLSA
- a CDS encoding alpha/beta hydrolase, which codes for MSIGLLSAIVTCVFLMAIMAIHIGFRAPRLANEEPSKGVVFDVVEFEGKQKTLLHGWWLPAGDNFETTVVLLHGWGANKSLLLTLAKAFHNIHCHVLMIDAHNHGDSQSRGVATMPKFSEDLDSAIAWCRSNRPEHSQKVLAVGHSVGAAATLLSASKTSHADAYIAISSFAHPKLMMKRHLGKLSKIPLLTWLLSAYVQKVIGHRFDEIAPVNTIQQISKPVLCLHGNRDSVIPIEDFHLICKSSKNSNVQCAEIADADHDSIDLIEQNFSLIESFLADLDNFKSRGINTV